In Uranotaenia lowii strain MFRU-FL chromosome 2, ASM2978415v1, whole genome shotgun sequence, one genomic interval encodes:
- the LOC129749669 gene encoding pupal cuticle protein 36a-like, translating into MMRKTILWFALVGCAFAARLDNLYGAPAPAGASRGGGGDGSFLSTPHQQGQFGGSPANQYLPPQVGQASNQGGYQSVLPLGGSPSGPQAPGQFGFNPQPQQTSLPKPPGIYGGQSSGQSGSFQPATFQQGSYQPSGSGFQQPRTTPIPILRYENINNGDGSYRFDYATGNGIQHREEGYNRKIGPELGEQIVNGGYSYTGPDGKVYSVQYKADAGGFQPVGDHLPTPPPLPQELQEAYNLHAKLYAEAAARPKNPAFQGPQQSYQPQQQQPGQQYGAPQQYRPSAPAQQYGAPQGQFSQQPQYQNTGSTQQQIQGFQSAPANQYLPPTSRQQSFNPNSGYRY; encoded by the exons ATGATGAGAAAAACG ATCCTATGGTTTGCCCTGGTGGGTTGCGCATTCGCAGCTCGTCTGGACAATCTGTACGGGGCACCTGCTCCAGCTGGGGCTAGCCGAGGTGGTGGAGGTGATGGAAGTTTCTTGAGCACTCCCCATCAGCAGGGTCAGTTTGGCGGGTCACCTGCCAATCAGTATCTGCCCCCTCAGGTTGGCCAGGCTAGCAATCAGGGAGGATACCAATCGGTGCTTCCTCTGGGTGGTTCTCCCTCAGGACCTCAAGCCCCAGGACAGTTCGGATTCAATCCTCAACCTCAGCAAACTTCCCTCCCTAAGCCTCCGGGCATCTATGGAGGACAATCTTCGGGACAATCCGGAAGTTTCCAGCCGGCCACCTTCCAGCAAGGATCTTACCAACCATCGGGATCCGGATTCCAGCAACCACGAACCACTCCAATCCCGATCCTACGCTACGAGAACATCAACAACGGTGATGGAAGCTATCGTTTCGA CTATGCCACCGGTAATGGAATTCAGCACCGCGAGGAAGGCTACAACCGTAAGATAGGACCGGAGCTCGGCGAGCAGATCGTCAATGGCGGATACTCGTACACTGGCCCTGATGGTAAGGTCTACAGCGTCCAGTACAAGGCCGATGCCGGAGGATTCCAGCCCGTGGGAGATCATCTGCCAACTCCTCCGCCACTGCCCCAGGAACTGCAAGA AGCTTATAACCTGCACGCAAAACTGTACGCCGAAGCCGCCGCTCGGCCGAAGAATCCCGCCTTCCAGGGACCTCAACAGAGCTACCAGCCCCAGCAACAGCAACCAGGTCAGCAGTACGGAGCCCCCCAACAGTATCGGCCATCAGCCCCAGCCCAACAGTACGGAGCACCCCAGGGTCAGTTCTCGCAGCAGCCACAGTATCAAAACACCGGCAGCACCCAGCAGCAAATTCAAGGTTTCCAATCTGCCCCCGCCAATCAGTATCTACCCCCCACAAGCCGGCAGCAAAGCTTCAATCCGAACTCTGGCTACCGGTATTAG